The Carnobacterium divergens nucleotide sequence GGAGAAGAGGCGCCTGAAAAAGTAACAGTTACTTATGATCGTAAGCAAAGTCTTCGCTATGGAGAAAACAGTCATCAAAAAGCTAGTTTTTATGAAGACCCTTTAACGGTTGAGTTTTCAATTGCGAATGCAAAACAAATTCACGGCAAGGAACTGTCTTATAATAATATTAAAGACGCGGATGCTGCGATTCGAATTGCAAGAGAGTTTAGTGAACCAGTAGCGGTAGCAGTGAAACATATGAACCCATGTGGTGTTGGAATTGGAGAAACAATTTATGAAGCATTTGAACACGCCTATCAAGCAGATAAAGTCTCCATTTTTGGTGGGATTATTGTGCTAAATCGCGAAGTAGATCTTGCAACAGCAGAAAAATTGCACACTATTTTCTTAGAAATTATTATTGCTCCAAGCTATACGAAAGAAGCCTTAGCATGTCTAACCAAGAAAAAAAATCTCCGTTTGATGACCTTGAATTTTGAACAGCCGGTTGTAAAAGGTACAGAACAAGTGAGTGTGTTAGGTGGCTTGCTTATTCAAGAACAAGATTTATTATTAGGAGAAGCTCCAGAATGGGAGGTTGTAACAGAAAGAATGCCGACAGCTGAAGAATTAAAAGCAATGGAGTTTGCATGGAAAGTCATGAAACATGTGAAAAGCAATGCGATTGTAGTAGCAAATGACCACCATACATTAGGGATTGGTGCAGGTCAAATGAACCGAGTAGGATCTGTTAAGATTGCGTTAGAACAGGCTGCTGGAAAATTAGAAGGAGCAGTTCTAGCAAGCGATGCGTTCTTCCCAATGAGTGACAGTGTTGAATATGCGGCAACCCATGGAATTGAAGCGATTATTCAACCAGGTGGAAGTATTAAAGATCAAGAATCAATTGAAATGGCAAATAAATACGGTATCACAATGGTCTTTACAAAGGTTAGACATTTCAGACATTAATCAAACCTGCCTTTACTAGTTTTAGTAAAGGCTTTTGTATTCTTATAAAATCAATCAAAGGCGGGATATTAATGAAAGTACTTGTAATTGGTAGTGGAGGAAGAGAACACGCAATTTGTAAAAAATTAGGAGCAAGCCCGAAAGTATCAACTGTTTATTGCGCAAAAGGAAATGTAGGGATGCAACAAGACGGCATTCAGCTTGTTGATATTGAAGAAAACAATCATGCAGCGTTGATAAAATTCGCTAAAAAAGAACGGATTAATTGGACCTTCGTGGGGCCAGAAATACCATTAATGAATGGAATTGTGGATGATTTTCTTGCAGCAGGATTGAAAATATTTGGACCAACTAAAAAAGCAGCTTTGATTGAAGGTTCAAAAGATTTTGCGAAACAGCTAATGACAACCTACCAAATTCCAACAGCAGCTTACCAAACCTTTACAGATTATGAACAAGCTTTATGTTATGTAGAAGAAAAAGGAACGCCAATTGTCATTAAGGCAGACGGATTAGCAGCAGGAAAAGGGGTCGTAGTTGCTGAAGATATGAATGTCGCAACGCTAGCATTAAAAGATATGTTGTTAGATGGGAAATTTTCAGGAACAGAAAATCGAGTAGTCATTGAAGAATTTTTAAGTGGTGAAGAATTTTCATTGTTGGCGTTTGTAAGCAACAACAACATTTATCCAATGCCGATCGCTCAAGACCACAAGCGAGCTTATGAAGGGGATAAAGGACCTAATACAGGGGGAATGGGCGCGTATTCACCAGTTCCGCAAATCCCTGAAAGTATGATTAAAGAAGCGATTGAGAAAGTTTTAAAGCCCGCTGTTGAAGGAATGCGTTCTGAAGAAAGAACATTCAATGGAATTTTGTACGCGGGTCTTATCGCATCTGAAAAAGGAGTCAAGGTAATTGAATTCAACGCTCGATTTGGAGATCCTGAAACGCAAGTTGTTTTAAATCGCTTAACAAGTGATTTTGCCCAACTTATTGATGATTTATTAAATGACCAAGTTCCTGTTGTTGAATGGCAAAAAAAAGGGTATGATATTGGCATTGTAGTTGCAAGTGATGGCTATCCCGAAGCCTATCAAAAAGAAATCGCACTTCCTGATTTAACGAAACTAGAAGAGGGACAAGTCTATTATGCAGGCGTCAAAAAAAATAAGACTGGAAATTTAGTTTCAAATGGTGGTAGAATCTATTTAATAGAAGCTCAAGGGGACACCTTAAGGGAAGCTGCCGATAAAGCTTATCAGCAATTGAAAGCAGTGGATACTGAAGGAACTTTTTATCGAATGGATATCGGGAAAAAAGCAATGAAACAGAATTGAAATAAATACTGAAGTTGGTGGGAATTCATTATGCCTAGGTCGAAAAACTTAGAAAAAGTTGCGTATCATTATTTAAAGGAACAGATTCAATCAAAAGAATGGTTGCCACAAACGCATATCACAGAACAAAAGATTTCAACTTGTTTAGGAATTAGTAGGACGCCTATTCGAAATGCTTTTTTAAAGCTACAAGAAGAGGGCTATTTAACGATTATTCCTCATAAAGGTGCAGTGGTAACAGAACCTAAAATTAAATTTAAAGAATACGCTGACCGACTAGAGTATATTGAATTGATGATTGTTCATCAACTTCATTTTATAGAACTAAAAGAGATTCAACTTGATTTTCGAGAATTAGATTGTATGTTGAATCAAATGATTGTCTGCATTGAGCAAGGCGATAGCCAACTATACAACGAAAAAGAACGTCAGTTGATTCGTATCTTTTTACAAAGTGGAAAAAATGACTATATGATGAGCAGTGTTATGGATACGATTCGTAGTCTCCACCAACAAAAAGACTCTGAATTGGCATACGTATTGAAAAAAAATATTCCCAAAAAAATTCATCATTATTCTTTAATAGTAGATCTTCTAAGGGAAGGACAATTCGGGCTGGCTAGAAAACAAGTTCGAATCGCAGTCAATCAGTTAGTTCTAAGTGTTTTAAATGATTAAAATTTAACTAAGAATTTTTCATTATACGAATTTTTGTGTAACCACAATGCTACTATAGATATTGTGGTTATTTTTGTTTGAATGAGAGAGGTGATTGTTTGAAAAGAAATAAAACAATTTTTGTTGCAGGCATTCTTTTTTTGAGTATCCTTTTATCTTGGATTTTTGTAACGAATAATGCAGGTTTTTATCAACAGACAGTTGTAAAAATAACGAAAACTACCGTTGTAAAGTCAATTGAAACAACGGATGCAACACATAATAAAGATCGAGTTACAACGCAAGAATTGACAGGGATTATAAAAAATGGTGCACATCAAGGGGATACAATTTCATTGGAAAATGACTATTCCTTATCAGGAGCTCATGATGAAAAGTACCGAACTGGCGACGAACTTTTTGTCTCCATTTCAAAAAATTCAAAAACTCCTTTAGACGGCTCGATTGATGGTGTTAAGCGAGATAAATACTTATTAATTGTCGGATGGATTTTCATATTAGCTGCTTTATTTGTTGGAAAAAAAAGCGGCGTTTTTTCAATTATCAGTTTGATTCTAAACGTTGTGATTTTATCAATTGTACTTGATTATTATATTCGTTCTGAAAATGGCAATTTACTGATTATTTCAATGGGGATGGTTGTACTATTTACGGTGATTTCACTCTTTTTAGTCAGTGGAAACAACAGGAAAACCTATGCCGCAATTATTTCCACGTTAGTTGGAACCTTTATTTCCTTTTTCGTTGCCTATGGAGTGATGAACCTACTTGGTGATCGAGGGCTAAGATACGAAGAAATGCAATTTTTAACCCGCGCCCCTCGAAAAGTTTTTTTAGCAGGAGTGCTGATTGGTTCGCTAGGTGCAGTAATGGATGTAGCTATTATTATGGCCTCAGCAGTACAGGAGTTGGTTACTAAAAATAAAGAGATTTCTAAAGAAGCTCTTGTGAAATCAGGGATGGAGATTGGCAAGGATATTATGGGGGCCATGACAAATGTACTGTTTTTTGCCTATATTAGTGGGGCAGTTCCAATGGTCTTACTGTATTTAAAAAATGGTGCCGCAATTGGTTACACACTTTCAATGAATTTATCTTTAGAACTAGCACGAGCTTTAGCAGGAAGTATTGGGATTGTCTTGACGATTCCACTTGGGTTGTACATTTCGATTTACTTCATCCATAAGAAAGGCGGGATCAAATGACTGTACTAGTGGGTCTTGCTATTATTTTATTTGTTTTAATGAGAATAATTGGTGGAGAAAAGGGAACTAAATCTTTTATTGCCTTATTTTTAAATTTTATCATTGTTTTTATGATGATAGTGTTAACGGTCTATGAAAAAGACCCGATATTCTTAACGTTTATTGCCTGTATTTTAGTCAGCTGTGTCAATTTATTTTACATTAATGAAGTCAATTTGAAGACAAAAACAGCTTTTATAGCAACGTTAATGACGGTTTTTATTTTATTTATCATGGTTTACGGGTTAATGGAGTTTGCTAAAATTCAAGGATTTGGTGAAGAAGAGGTAGAAGAACTAAGCACATTTTCATTCTATATTGGAATTGACTTTATAAAAGTGGGAATCTCAACCGTCTTATTAGGAATGATTGGAGCAGTTACCGATACAGCGATTTCAATTGCTTCTGCTATGAACGAAATCTATTTCCATAATCCATTGCTGACTAAAAAAGACCTCTTTAAATCAGGAATGACTGTTGGAAGAGATATCTTGGGCACAACGACGAATACGTTGTTTTTTGCTTTTGTAGGAGGTTATTTAGCGCTCGTTCTTTGGTTTAAAGATATTTATTATTCCTTTGAAACCATTCTTAATTCCAAAGTATTTATGGCGGAAGTTTTATCCGTTCTTTGTATTGGAATTGGTGCTATTTTGATTATTCCAATCACGGCTTGGCTCACAGCTATGGTTTTGACAAAGGTAGGAAAACCGTAATTGAAGAAAGGACGAGCTGTTAAAAAAGCCTCGTCTTTTTTTATTGAATAGTTTGAAAACTCTTATTCTTTTTTTAAAGAAGTTTTCGTGTTTTTTTGCTATAATAGACTAATGTATAAAATGAGCAGATAGTGTCTAGTTTTTGAAAATTCGATCCAATGGATTTAAAACGTCTAACGTTCACGAAATTGCTTGAAATAGGAGGATGTTATTAATTGGTACTAAGAGATGATTTATTAAATGGAATGAATCCACGTCAAAAAGAAGCTGTGATTCACACAGAAGGGCCTCTTTTGATTATGGCGGGTGCTGGTAGTGGGAAAACACGCGTGTTGACACATCGTATCGCGTATTTAATTGAAGAAAAACAAGTAAACCCATGGAATATTTTAGCCATCACATTTACAAATAAAGCCGCTAAAGAAATGAAAGAACGGGTTGCTCGGTTAATGAAAACAGGTGGCAATGACGTTTGGGTTTCTACTTTTCACTCAATGTGTGTCCGCATGCTGCGTCGTGACATTGATAAAATCGGCTACAATAAAGCCTTCACCATAAGTGATCCAAGCGAGCAACAAACTTTAATGAAACGTATTTTAAAAGAACGTAATATTGATCCAAAAAAATATGATCCTCGTGCAATTTTAAGTCAAATTAGCAATGCAAAAAATGAATTGATGACCCCTAATGCTTACCGTGAAACTGCAAGCAGTCCTTTTGAAAAAATAGTCGCTGATTGCTATGATGATTATCAAAAAGAGCTACGTCGCAATCAAGCAGTAGATTTTGATGATTTAATTATGTTGACGATTCGATTATTCCAAGAGAGTCCCGAAACGTTGGATTATTATCAAAACAAATTTCATTACATTCATGTGGATGAGTATCAAGATACCAACCATGCCCAATACACACTTGTTAATTTATTAGCGAAACGGTTTAAAAACCTTTGCGTTGTGGGGGATGCCGATCAAAGTATCTATGGCTGGCGTGGTGCCAATATGGAAAATATCTTGAATTTTGAAAAAGATTATGCTGATGCGGAAGTTGTTTTATTAGAACAAAATTACCGCTCAACTAAAATGATTCTTAAAGCAGCTAATGATGTGATTGGCAATAATAGCAATCGTAAAAAGAAAAAATTATGGACAGACAATGATGATGGAGAAAAAATCACCTATTATCGAGGCCAATCCGAACACGATGAATCTCGTTATATTGTGTCAAAAATGCAAGAAGAAATGCGCGAACGTGGTTTAGCATATGGCGATTTTGCCGTGTTGTACCGTACGAATGCACAGTCCCGTGTTATCGAGGAAAACCTGTTGAAATCCAATATTCCCTATAAAATGGTTGGCGGACATAAATTCTATGATCGCAAAGAAATTCGGGATGTTTTAGCTTATTTAAGATTAATTGCAAATCCGGAAGACAATATGAGCTTTGAACGGGTTGTAAATGTTCCAAAACGAGGAATTGGTCCAGGAACCGTTGATAAATTAAGAACAGCTTCAAATCAATATGGTTGGTCAATGCTTGAAACAGCTCTAAATGTGAGCATCACACCAATTGCTGGAAAAGCTGCAGGGGAACTAGAAGCATTTGGTTTTATGATGAAAGACTTAAGACAAATGCAAGAATACCTGCCAGTAACAGAATTAGTTGAAGAAGTTTTAAAACGCAGTGGTTATTTAAAAGCCTTAAAAGCAGAACAAACCTTAGAGTCTGAAACTCGAATTGAAAATATTCAAGAATTTCTATCTGTAACACAGCAATTTGAAAAAGATAGTTCGGAAGACAAAAGTTTATTAACCTTCTTAACGGATCTAGCACTTGTTTCGGATTTAGACAATCTAGAAGAAGAACAAACTAGTGAAGTAACCCTAATGACTCTTCACGCAGCAAAAGGTCTTGAATTTCCCATCGTCTTCTTGATTGGTGTGGAAGAAGGTGTCTTTCCGCTTTCAAGAGCGTTGATGGAGGAGAATGAATTAGAAGAAGAACGTCGTTTAGCCTATGTTGGGATTACTCGTGCGGAACAAAAATTATACATTACAAATGCCTATTCACGGATGTTGTATGGACGTACGCAAGCCAATGCAGCGTCTCGTTTTATCGCTGAAATTAGCGAAGAAGCTTTAGAGTCTGGTAACCAATTTACTGGGAATACACCCTTTAGAAGTAGCGGCAGTCCAGTTAGTCGCATGCAAGCTACCAAAGCGACTAGCAGCATCTATCAATCACCTGTTTCCCGTAAAACGGAAAGTGGGGCAGAACGATTAGGCTGGTCAGTTGGCGACAAGGCCCTTCATAAAAAATGGGGGACAGGAACGGTTGTAAAAGTTAGTGGTGACGCGGATAATTTAGAATTAGATATTGCCTTTCCTGAACAAGGAATCAAACGTTTATTAGCAGCCTTTGCACCAATCGAAAAAGCTTAAAATTAAGAAAAGAGGGGTCTTAAATGACTGAAAAGTATTCATTTGATCAAGCTAAAGAAGAAGTTTTTCAATTAAGAAGCACACTAGAACAATATAGTTATGAATACTATGTAAAAGATAACCCCTCTATTGAGGATCATGAATACGACAAACTCTATCACCGTTTAGTTGAACTTGAAACGGAATTTCCTGATTTAGTAACAGGAGATTCTCCAACCCAACGAGTGGGCGGTACAGTTTTACCTGGTTTTACTAAAGTGGTTCATGAAATTCCAATGCTAAGTTTAGGCAATGCCTTCAATAAAAACGATTTGCTTGATTTCGATCAACGGATTAAAAAATTGGTTGAAGGAGAGGTTGAATACCTTTGCGAGTTAAAGATTGATGGACTGGCAGTGTCGTTGAAATATGAAGAAGGAAAATTAGTTCAAGCAGCTACTAGAGGAGATGGAACAGTTGGCGAAGATATTACGCAGAATATCAGAACGGTGAAATCAGTCCCACTCCGCTTAAAAAAACCTTATTCAATTGAAGTTCGTGGCGAATGCTATATGCCAAAGTCTTCATTTTTAAAATTAAATAAAGAACGAGAAGAAAATGGCGAAGATGTTTTTGCTAATCCAAGAAACGCAGCAGCAGGTAGTTTGCGCCAGTTAGACCCTAAAATAGCGGCTAAGCGTAATCTGAGTACTTTTTTATACACAGTAGCTGACTTTGGTGAATTGACAGCGACTAGTCAAGAAGAAGCTTTAAATCAATTAGACGAATTAGGCATCAAAACAAATCATGAACGCAAGTTGTGTCAATCAATAGAAGAAGTGTGTCAGTATGTCGAAGCGTTTCATGAAAAAAGAAGCGAATTGCCTTATGAAATTGATGGAATTGTAATCAAAGTCAACCGTTTTTCAACACAAGAAAAACTAGGTTTCACAGTTAAAGCACCCCGCTGGGCTATTGCGTATAAATTTCCAGCAGAAGAAGCTCAGACGATTGTAAGAGAAATTGAATGGACGGTAGGTCGAACAGGAGTTGTAACGCCAACAGCTATCATGGACCCCGTTCGTTTAGCTGGTACAACGGTTCAACGAGCAAGCTTACACAATGTAGACTTAATTAAAGAGCGCGACATTCGTTTACTCGACACAGTTGTTATCCATAAAGCAGGAGATATTATTCCAGAAGTAACGAGAGTAGTCCTTGATAAACGCGAAAAGACAAGTGAACCTTACCAAATCCCAACCCATTGTCCCGCTTGTGATAGTGAGTTGGTTCATTTAGAAGAAGAAGTTGCATTGCGTTGTATGAACCCAAAATGTCCTGCACAAATTACAGAAGGTCTGTCTCATTTTGTTTCGAGAAATGCAATGAATATCGACGGTTTAGGCAACAAAGTCATCATCCAAATGTACGAAAAAGACCTTGTACACGATGTAGCAGATTTGTACAAACTCACATTTGAAGAACTGCTTACACTAGATAAAATCAAAGAAAAGTCAGCTAATAATTTGTTAACAGCCATCGATAACAGCCGAAGCAACTCAGTAGAGCGTTTATTATTTGGCTTAGGAATTCGTCATGTTGGGGCTAAGGCCGCTAAATTACTAGCAGAGGAATTTGGTTCAATGACAGGAATCCGCCAAGCAACGAAAGAAGAAATTTTAGCCATTGATGGGATAGGTGACATTATTGCAGAAAGTCTTCAAACGTATTTTTCATTGCCTGAAGTAATGGAATTACTAAATGAACTAGCAGCATTGCAAGTGAATTTAGAGTACTTAGGAAAGAAAAAAGCTGAAGTTGTACAAAGTGATTCTGTATTTAATGGTAAAACAATTGTCTTAACTGGAAAATTAACGCATTTTACACGAGAAGAAGCTAAAGCGCGCATTGAAAATCTTGGAGGCAACGTAACGGGAAGTGTGTCAAAAAAAACCGATATAGTCGTTGCAGGAGCAGATGCCGGCAGTAAATTAGCAAAAGCTGAAAAGTTAGAAATTACGGTTTGGAATGAAGATCAATTACTAGAACAATTGGAAGGAGAGGAATAACTTGATGAAACGAAAATTAATAGTGCTAGTAGCGTCATGTGGATTGATTTTATCAGCATGTGGTGACGTTACAGGAAACAATCAAACCACAACAACAGACACTTCAACAAGTGAAAAATCAAAGACAACTACTAGTCAATTGTCTAAGGATTATTATCGAACGGTCATTAATGACGGACAGTACAAAGTGAGTCAATCAAGAGGGGTAAGTTTAAGTCTAAATTCTGGCTATAATATTAAAGCTTTTGAAACAGGTTTAATGAGTTTGTCCCATTCCGAATTCCCAACGGATACTTATTATTTTCAAGAGGGACAGCAACTAGATGCTGAAACGATTTCTAAATGGATAAAGCGTAGCTCTGGTGACAACCCAGAACCAGATTTAACGGTAAGTGATCCTGAAGGATTGAACCCAGCAGATAATGGAGAACTTGAACCAGATAAACGTGCACCTAAATACCTAAGCCAAATTTTAGAACAAAATTATATGGTAAAAGATGGCGACAGTTTTAAACTATCGGGTATCAGTATAGGTTTGGCATTAAACAGCGTTGATTATTACCAAAAAGTGCAGTACGGGGCTGAATTTAAAACCGATATTAAACGAGCTGATTTAGAAACAGAAGGAAAAAAAATGGCAAATGAAATTGTTGCTCGATTGCGTAAAATGGAAGGGTTAGGAAATATTCCAATTACAGTAGGCCTTTTTGAACAAACGCCCAAAGATGATTTAGCCGGTGGTGTTTTCTTTAGCGAAGGCGTTAGCAAAGACGGTGCGGCAACGGTCGGTGGCTGGAAAGACATTAACGAAAAGAAAGTGATTTTTCCGAGAATGGATGGGGAAACCAGCAACGAGACAACGAGTTTTGAAAACTTTAAATCTCAAGTACAAAGTTTCTTCCCAAATTTAAACGGTGTGACGGCTGAAGCAACTTACAGTGGGGATCAATTGATAAAAATGAAAGCAACCGTAACCACTCAATTTTACGGTCAGTCTGAAATCATTGCCTTAACACAACACGTTTCAGACAACGCATCAAAATATTTACCGCCGAATATTCCTATTGAAATTTCGATTAATTCAATTGATGGAATGGAAGCCTTCTTAAATCGTGACAGTGGGGAAAAAGAATTTCAATCTCATGTTTTCGATTAATCATCTTAAAAAGAGCAGAAGTTGAAGTAAAGTTTCCGACTTTACTTCACTTTTTTTGTAAATAAGATAGTGCCCTTAAGCGGTTTATGATAGAATAGGAACTAAGTTTCCAATTTGGAATAAAGAAAAGAAGAAAGAGGGTTGAATAAAATTGGCAATTACTGAATCAGAAGTAAAACACGTTGCTAAGCTATCGAAGCTAGCATTTAAAGATAGTGAGATTGCTCATTTTACAGAGCAAATGGATCAAATCATTGGAATGGTTGAACAACTTGAAGCCATCGATACAACTGGCGTACCCATCACAACACATGCACTAGAAACAGTCAATGTGATGCGTTTGGATGTTGCAACTGAGGGAACAGATCGCAACGAGCTCTTTAAAAATGTAAAAACAGAAAAAGATGGACTAATTCAAGTTCCAGCAATTATGGATAACGGGGAGG carries:
- the purH gene encoding bifunctional phosphoribosylaminoimidazolecarboxamide formyltransferase/IMP cyclohydrolase, coding for MKRALISVSDKAGIVEFAKALVENQVEIISTGGTKQVLVEAGIPTIGIEEVTNFPEMMDGRVKTLHPLIHGGLLGRRDLVSHTNAMEEYGIQPIDFVCVNLYPFKETILKKDVTTADAIENIDIGGPSMLRSGAKNYASVTVVVDPADYALVIAELTENGGTTLKTRERLAAKVFRHTASYDALIANYLTDLVGEEAPEKVTVTYDRKQSLRYGENSHQKASFYEDPLTVEFSIANAKQIHGKELSYNNIKDADAAIRIAREFSEPVAVAVKHMNPCGVGIGETIYEAFEHAYQADKVSIFGGIIVLNREVDLATAEKLHTIFLEIIIAPSYTKEALACLTKKKNLRLMTLNFEQPVVKGTEQVSVLGGLLIQEQDLLLGEAPEWEVVTERMPTAEELKAMEFAWKVMKHVKSNAIVVANDHHTLGIGAGQMNRVGSVKIALEQAAGKLEGAVLASDAFFPMSDSVEYAATHGIEAIIQPGGSIKDQESIEMANKYGITMVFTKVRHFRH
- the purD gene encoding phosphoribosylamine--glycine ligase, which gives rise to MKVLVIGSGGREHAICKKLGASPKVSTVYCAKGNVGMQQDGIQLVDIEENNHAALIKFAKKERINWTFVGPEIPLMNGIVDDFLAAGLKIFGPTKKAALIEGSKDFAKQLMTTYQIPTAAYQTFTDYEQALCYVEEKGTPIVIKADGLAAGKGVVVAEDMNVATLALKDMLLDGKFSGTENRVVIEEFLSGEEFSLLAFVSNNNIYPMPIAQDHKRAYEGDKGPNTGGMGAYSPVPQIPESMIKEAIEKVLKPAVEGMRSEERTFNGILYAGLIASEKGVKVIEFNARFGDPETQVVLNRLTSDFAQLIDDLLNDQVPVVEWQKKGYDIGIVVASDGYPEAYQKEIALPDLTKLEEGQVYYAGVKKNKTGNLVSNGGRIYLIEAQGDTLREAADKAYQQLKAVDTEGTFYRMDIGKKAMKQN
- a CDS encoding GntR family transcriptional regulator, coding for MPRSKNLEKVAYHYLKEQIQSKEWLPQTHITEQKISTCLGISRTPIRNAFLKLQEEGYLTIIPHKGAVVTEPKIKFKEYADRLEYIELMIVHQLHFIELKEIQLDFRELDCMLNQMIVCIEQGDSQLYNEKERQLIRIFLQSGKNDYMMSSVMDTIRSLHQQKDSELAYVLKKNIPKKIHHYSLIVDLLREGQFGLARKQVRIAVNQLVLSVLND
- a CDS encoding YibE/F family protein, with translation MKRNKTIFVAGILFLSILLSWIFVTNNAGFYQQTVVKITKTTVVKSIETTDATHNKDRVTTQELTGIIKNGAHQGDTISLENDYSLSGAHDEKYRTGDELFVSISKNSKTPLDGSIDGVKRDKYLLIVGWIFILAALFVGKKSGVFSIISLILNVVILSIVLDYYIRSENGNLLIISMGMVVLFTVISLFLVSGNNRKTYAAIISTLVGTFISFFVAYGVMNLLGDRGLRYEEMQFLTRAPRKVFLAGVLIGSLGAVMDVAIIMASAVQELVTKNKEISKEALVKSGMEIGKDIMGAMTNVLFFAYISGAVPMVLLYLKNGAAIGYTLSMNLSLELARALAGSIGIVLTIPLGLYISIYFIHKKGGIK
- a CDS encoding YibE/F family protein — translated: MTVLVGLAIILFVLMRIIGGEKGTKSFIALFLNFIIVFMMIVLTVYEKDPIFLTFIACILVSCVNLFYINEVNLKTKTAFIATLMTVFILFIMVYGLMEFAKIQGFGEEEVEELSTFSFYIGIDFIKVGISTVLLGMIGAVTDTAISIASAMNEIYFHNPLLTKKDLFKSGMTVGRDILGTTTNTLFFAFVGGYLALVLWFKDIYYSFETILNSKVFMAEVLSVLCIGIGAILIIPITAWLTAMVLTKVGKP
- the pcrA gene encoding DNA helicase PcrA, which gives rise to MVLRDDLLNGMNPRQKEAVIHTEGPLLIMAGAGSGKTRVLTHRIAYLIEEKQVNPWNILAITFTNKAAKEMKERVARLMKTGGNDVWVSTFHSMCVRMLRRDIDKIGYNKAFTISDPSEQQTLMKRILKERNIDPKKYDPRAILSQISNAKNELMTPNAYRETASSPFEKIVADCYDDYQKELRRNQAVDFDDLIMLTIRLFQESPETLDYYQNKFHYIHVDEYQDTNHAQYTLVNLLAKRFKNLCVVGDADQSIYGWRGANMENILNFEKDYADAEVVLLEQNYRSTKMILKAANDVIGNNSNRKKKKLWTDNDDGEKITYYRGQSEHDESRYIVSKMQEEMRERGLAYGDFAVLYRTNAQSRVIEENLLKSNIPYKMVGGHKFYDRKEIRDVLAYLRLIANPEDNMSFERVVNVPKRGIGPGTVDKLRTASNQYGWSMLETALNVSITPIAGKAAGELEAFGFMMKDLRQMQEYLPVTELVEEVLKRSGYLKALKAEQTLESETRIENIQEFLSVTQQFEKDSSEDKSLLTFLTDLALVSDLDNLEEEQTSEVTLMTLHAAKGLEFPIVFLIGVEEGVFPLSRALMEENELEEERRLAYVGITRAEQKLYITNAYSRMLYGRTQANAASRFIAEISEEALESGNQFTGNTPFRSSGSPVSRMQATKATSSIYQSPVSRKTESGAERLGWSVGDKALHKKWGTGTVVKVSGDADNLELDIAFPEQGIKRLLAAFAPIEKA
- the ligA gene encoding NAD-dependent DNA ligase LigA, which produces MTEKYSFDQAKEEVFQLRSTLEQYSYEYYVKDNPSIEDHEYDKLYHRLVELETEFPDLVTGDSPTQRVGGTVLPGFTKVVHEIPMLSLGNAFNKNDLLDFDQRIKKLVEGEVEYLCELKIDGLAVSLKYEEGKLVQAATRGDGTVGEDITQNIRTVKSVPLRLKKPYSIEVRGECYMPKSSFLKLNKEREENGEDVFANPRNAAAGSLRQLDPKIAAKRNLSTFLYTVADFGELTATSQEEALNQLDELGIKTNHERKLCQSIEEVCQYVEAFHEKRSELPYEIDGIVIKVNRFSTQEKLGFTVKAPRWAIAYKFPAEEAQTIVREIEWTVGRTGVVTPTAIMDPVRLAGTTVQRASLHNVDLIKERDIRLLDTVVIHKAGDIIPEVTRVVLDKREKTSEPYQIPTHCPACDSELVHLEEEVALRCMNPKCPAQITEGLSHFVSRNAMNIDGLGNKVIIQMYEKDLVHDVADLYKLTFEELLTLDKIKEKSANNLLTAIDNSRSNSVERLLFGLGIRHVGAKAAKLLAEEFGSMTGIRQATKEEILAIDGIGDIIAESLQTYFSLPEVMELLNELAALQVNLEYLGKKKAEVVQSDSVFNGKTIVLTGKLTHFTREEAKARIENLGGNVTGSVSKKTDIVVAGADAGSKLAKAEKLEITVWNEDQLLEQLEGEE
- a CDS encoding CamS family sex pheromone protein, encoding MKRKLIVLVASCGLILSACGDVTGNNQTTTTDTSTSEKSKTTTSQLSKDYYRTVINDGQYKVSQSRGVSLSLNSGYNIKAFETGLMSLSHSEFPTDTYYFQEGQQLDAETISKWIKRSSGDNPEPDLTVSDPEGLNPADNGELEPDKRAPKYLSQILEQNYMVKDGDSFKLSGISIGLALNSVDYYQKVQYGAEFKTDIKRADLETEGKKMANEIVARLRKMEGLGNIPITVGLFEQTPKDDLAGGVFFSEGVSKDGAATVGGWKDINEKKVIFPRMDGETSNETTSFENFKSQVQSFFPNLNGVTAEATYSGDQLIKMKATVTTQFYGQSEIIALTQHVSDNASKYLPPNIPIEISINSIDGMEAFLNRDSGEKEFQSHVFD
- the gatC gene encoding Asp-tRNA(Asn)/Glu-tRNA(Gln) amidotransferase subunit GatC, with amino-acid sequence MAITESEVKHVAKLSKLAFKDSEIAHFTEQMDQIIGMVEQLEAIDTTGVPITTHALETVNVMRLDVATEGTDRNELFKNVKTEKDGLIQVPAIMDNGEAGA